One window from the genome of Salvia splendens isolate huo1 chromosome 9, SspV2, whole genome shotgun sequence encodes:
- the LOC121749282 gene encoding uncharacterized protein LOC121749282 — MTTEDILKSFMLQSNKLMEQNNQRMEKVEIDVQSMATHLKNIDTQIIQISQTVSTITQSGKFPSNTIINPKECKAVHLRSGTVYEAPSLPAIISDTVLEPKAAVAEKENEAEKENTGTTSGVKVPFPQVLNQKKKKKDEQFTRFLDIFRKVHVNIPLIEALQQMPKYTKFLKEVIALKTSWGQVDTINLTENCSALLQRKLPAKLKDPGSFTVDCLIGGYKVENALCDLGARLI, encoded by the coding sequence ATGACCACGGAAGACATACTCAAGTCTTTCATGCTACAGTCCAACAAGCTCATGGAGCAGAACAATCAAAGGATGGAGAAGGTTGAGATAGATGTGCAAAGTATGGCCACTCATCTGAAGAACATCGACACACAGATCATCCAGATTTCCCAGACTGTGAGTACAATTACGCAATCGGGAAAATTCCCTTCGAATACCATCATAAATCCCAAAGAATGCAAAGCCGTGCATCTAAGGAGTGGCACTGTTTATGAAGCTCCCTCACTGCCTGCGATCATATCTGATACCGTTCTTGAGCCCAAGGCTGCCGTGGCAGAGAAGGAAAATGAGGCTGAAAAGGAGAATACTGGCACCACTTCTGGAGTAAAAGTGCCATTCCCGCAGGTACtgaatcagaagaagaagaagaaagatgagCAGTTCACTCGATTTCTGGACATCTTCAGAAAGGTGCATGTGAACATTCCTTTGATCGAGGCACTGCAGCAGATGCCTAAGTACACTAAGTTTCTGAAGGAGGTGATAGCCCTGAAGACCAGTTGGGGGCAGGTTGACACTATTAATCTAACTGAAAATTGCAGTGCTCTGCTGCAAAGGAAACTGCCTGCCAAGCTGAAGGACCCTGGAAGTTTCACTGTCGACTGCCTCATTGGGGGCTATAAGGTGGAGAATGCTCTCTGCGATCTAGGCGCGAGATTAATTTAA